One window of the Musa acuminata AAA Group cultivar baxijiao unplaced genomic scaffold, Cavendish_Baxijiao_AAA HiC_scaffold_634, whole genome shotgun sequence genome contains the following:
- the LOC135662605 gene encoding acetyl-coenzyme A carboxylase carboxyl transferase subunit beta, chloroplastic, translated as MSSSDRIELSIDPGTWDPLDKDMISIDPIDFRSKEEPYGDRIDSYQRRTGLADAIQTGIGQINGIPVAIGVMDFQFMGGSMGSVVGEKITRLIEYATNRSLPVIIVCASGGARMQEGSLSLMQMAKISSASSNYQSDKKLFYVSILTSPTTGGVTASFGMLGDIIIAEPNAYIAFAGKRVIEQTLKKVIPEGSQVSEYLFHKGLFDPIVPRNLLKGVLGELFQLHGFFPLNPSSKM; from the coding sequence atgagtAGTTCAGATAGAATTGAACTTTCGATTGATCCCGGAACTTGGGATCCTCTGGATAAAGATATGATATCTATAGACCCCATTGATTTTCGTTCAAAAGAGGAACCTTATGGAGATCGTATCGATTCTTATCAAAGAAGGACAGGTTTAGCTGATGCTATTCAAACAGGCATAGGTCAAATAAATGGTATTCCCGTAGCAATTGGCGTTATGGATTTTCAGTTTATGGGAGGTAGTATGGGATCCGTAGTAGGCGAGAAAATTACTCGTTTGATCGAGTATGCTACTAATCGATCTCTACCTGTCATTATTGTGTGTGCTTCTGGAGGAGCACGCATGCAAGAAGGAAGTTTGAGCTTGATGCAAATGGCTAAAATATCTTCTGCTTCATCTAATTATCAATCAGATAAAAAGTTATTCTATGTATCAATTCTTACATCTCCTACAACTGGTGGAGTAACAGCCAGTTTTGGTATGTTGGGGGATATCATTATTGCTGAACCTAACGCCTACATTGCATTTGCGGGTAAAAGAGTAATtgaacaaacattaaaaaaggtaatacCTGAAGGTTCACAAGTGTCTGAGTATTTATTCCATAAAGGTTTATTCGACCCAATAGTACCACGTAATCTTTTAAAAGGTGTTCTGGGTGAGTTATTTCAGCTCCACGGTTTCTTTCCCTTGAATCCAAGTTCAAAAATGTAA